The nucleotide window AAAACgggaatttttaaattaagctACATAGCCTACTATCTaagatttaaatttcaaatttatttttttacaaccAAAAGTTTCCTTGGAGCTAATAATATCTATATTGTAACAGGTAAGTTTATTTGAAGTCTAATTTTCTCTATTAGGAGAAATCGCGAGCTGTGCTGAGGGAATGGTATACTCATAATCCTTACCCATCACCGAGAGAAAAGAGGGAACTGGCGGAAGGAACTGGTTTAACAGTAACTCAAGTCAGTAACTGGTTCAAAAACAGAAGGCAAAGAGATCGGGCAGCAGAAGCTAAGGAACGGTAAGCGTATAATATATGGTGACGGTGAAATATGGCGGAAAATAAGCGTAGAAAAATTTTGGTCAAATGCAAACGAACTTTTGAATGTAATTTGTAAGGAATACTTGGTCATCGGTTTGACGCCTTTAACGAATCTGTGTCATTGAAGTTGGATAAAAACGTTTATCAACATGTCTGTTTACAATAATGTAGGCAATACGTCGTACACAAGCACAACTTTGCTCAcattaatgtttaaaaagACCATTTAACtctgtaaaatatatttataatgTTAACTATTGTAATTAGAAtagtaaaataatttgttttttctttggaTTAGTTTCCGATTTAAACTTTGTTGGTTTGTCactttgaaaaagtttatgGAGAGTTTCTTTAAATTTCGCTACACAGGCACATCCAAATAGAAATAAACTTCTGAATATGAAAGGAAagaacaaatttcaaaatattcttgtaCATATATGCAAAAATCTTAATAATTATCTACATTTTGACGTCATGAATCACTTCTTGCTGGTTCCGCCATTTTGTTGTAACAAAGGAGAATTGTTCTTTTCCCACAATGAGCAGCCTGGCACCTACGACATACCTTTGAATTGAATCATGACAtagtattttcaattttatctgcgtaaacataaaaatttgttattcTTCAAGAAATTAACTTGACTGATAGTTTATAACTACCTGCAAATTTTTCTagcttttaagtttttttttccgatttttgcatacaaaaaaCTATATTAGCctcaaaacattaaaaacgTTCTAGAAACCATCATAGGCTAAAGACAAATTTTAATATTccgaaatacaaaaataaatactcAACATTAATGCTTTTTTTCACAGAGATGGTAGCGACTTATCTCAAAGCGGCATGTCTTTGCCACCATCTGGAATTTCGAATTCACCGCACCCACAATCCGGGCTCGATAACATGACTCCTTCGGGACATGGTACATCACTCTCCGGTGACGCCATTGAACCAAAGTCCGGACTGGAAGCACTGTCACACATGCCGCATGTCCCTTCCCAAGTGATGCACCCTCATCATGAGCAAATGTTACATCCTCATTCTTCTCATCCGCACACACCTCCTCATCCCGCACCTCACATCATGCATCCCCACCAACAGAGTCAGGGCGTGCCCCCACAAAACATGATCATGAGTACATTGCATAACCAGCACAGCATGCCGCATCACAGGGGAGTAACTATACCTGGTCAGTATACAGTGGCTGGTACACCACATAGTGGGCATTTGACTCCCCTGCAACATCAAGAGGTCCAGTACCCCCAGCATGCTGGACAGGTCAATCATCATATGCCAAGTGCTTCAGCGCATGCTCCTGTGTCCATTCATGATTCAATGATACATCATGGTATGACAAGCAATGCTGTGGAGATGGGAACATAACGTTTCAGCGTATAACGTTCGTTTATCGGTTAACTACATGAAAATATAAGAAAATACAGATACAAAATCAACTGTTTCACTTATTCTGTAAATACTTCACTGTTGGGAAAAGACAAAGCCATATGTAGGTTTATTTCACTGTACCTCccatttattatttagtagCTAGTCGTTATTGGAAGCAAAAAAATGGATCACATTTCAAAGTTATTTAGGGTGTTAATTTTGCGGATTATTGATAAATATTGTTGACAGAGAATGTGCTATACAGCTAAAAGACATATTGATTTTTAAACGCAGTCTATTTTTTTATGCTACACCAATTTTAATTGTAAGGTTGGACCAAACtttgttgataaaaaatgaatcatattggtatatattttgttagcAATTGTGCTGTAATCAGGTTTTGCACtattgtttgtgttattgcttttattttttaccaaattgAAAAGTGCTGTGACAAGACTACTTTTCGAAACTTATTGGTTTGTAATTAACTTAGGTTCACATGAACCAATTTGCTCGTTACTTGTTATATTATGACATGCCCTGTTGCTTCAATggtgttgcaaaatgtttatagggtttttaaatgcatttttcctGAATTTTTTAGCAGACGATCATAATAAAAGGTTGACAAATATTTATGCTTGAACATCCTGTCATGAGAACAATCAAGTAAGGTATGGTTCAGAGGATCCTATGGAGGTTGCAACATTCATTCTTCATCATCTTCCCTTTGGAGATAATTAaggttatttttgttatttatcaCTTGAATCTCTCGCGCTTTCTTCGCGTATTGGTTTTATATCGATATTGGTTTATATGTAACCACTGTAGAAAACTCTTTTGGTTCAGACTTGTCTGCCTGTTGCTATAACGTAGCTTATAGTTTATGTTTACCAGGATAATCTGTCAAATGTCTTGATCGGCAATAACCAAATATAATGTGCAGCTTTTCATATAGCACAAAAACATAATGTTCACCTATTTACAACGGTGCATTTAAAGAACTTAAGGCGATTAAAATCGGCATTGGTTGTGTCATTGCACAGCGGGATGAAGTAAAATGAATAGATGAGGCACGTGTCTTGATAATTTTCCGAAATTATTTCACCATTGTTGGAATAATTCCttcaaaacgttttcaaaataattcagtttttatcttttcactATTTACATTCACTTTACaagtatttaaattaaaccgtttttttttaaaaaaaaagatgaATATACAAAAATCCGATAATTCAAGGTAAAGAATGTTGCTTTCGGATTTGACAATTTAATGTTTGAAGTTCTGTATACGCGCTAAGATAAGTGCGTATATAAAGCAACATTGTCAAAAAACACCTTCCACCTGAATCGTATTAAAGGTAATTCAAAAACACTCGTCCTAATTCTTCCAGCAGTATGTTGTGAAAAACAATCCTTTGGAGGTACTAATATTGCAAgtaaatagtgtttaaaataGTTCAATTCCTGAAATCAAAGACGGCTTCAAAGTCGACACTATTTCTGGATAAGATCATAAGCTTTACCACGTAAGACGTAATGCCTTGGGggtttgaacaaaataaaagactAAAACTTTATAGAATACGCTCTACAAAAACCAAATTGGCTTTTCTTCTGTATAAcaaggtaaaatattttttgcgcAGGTCACTCACTTTATACGACTATGCCACAAGCGATTTATCACTAGAGGTTAAAACACTTATAATTGTTGATATTCAACACGAAACAGTATAATTGTTGTAGAATGGACTGAAATTTCAAACGCTTTATTAAAGTTTAATAgtaattttatattaaacaCAGCACCTGGAAcgcaaaatattaatttaaacCATATGCGGGCGTTGGTCATTAAAAGGTAAGATGAAACTGGAGTCAACAACGAAAGGATCATTAAAGTAAGCTGATTTGCGCCAATTTATTCGTTCTTAGCAAAGAAGACGAAAACGAAGCAAACTCTTTCGAAAATTTGCCgaacaaaataattaaaccTTGTGCTAAACATGTAAAGTATTGATGTATCCGATTGCTGCAAGTCCGAGATTATTCAGACAGAACGCAATCATAGAACTTACAAGACAACTGCAAATTCAACTGCAAAAGTGTAGAAAGCAGACGAAATAGATATCATTAATCTGTTTTGACAAATGATTTGCAATTCGATTTTAGGCTTTAGCCAAACCAGGCTATTGGGTTATAGATGAATTGAATGAGCTCAAATCCAAAAATAACGTCAACACAAGCAATAGCTGCATATATCAATAGTTTGTACAAactgttttaacaaaataatacaatGACAAATTCTATTGCAGTTATAGcctttttaaacattaaagAATGCTGATTTATCgaataaaatgttaattatGAGGTCTGAGGTATTAAGACACATTTACAACTTGACCTTGCAACATGAGACCTGTTGCAATTTTACGTCTTGATGACACGTTTGAAGTGAGACTTGCATACTGACGGGCAGCTTCCGTGATTATCAGTCATCCAAGTGAAGCTGAGTATGAGCGTTTCGCTTCACGATCAACGTACACCTGCCGTTTAAATCGACACATAAAAGAAATGTCTAACATATACAAACAAATTAATGATAAgatcaataaaaatttgtaaatagaGTTTGGGTAAACGTTAGTCTCCGGCTGGTCACACCTGTGGTAAAGAGTACATCTGTGAAAGGTTTACTAAATATTTCTCCAGTTGATGTTTTGCAAACTTAATATTACAAATgagaagtaaatattttaatgtcaCCATatccgtttttttttaaattaaaacaaaacaatattgaGTAGTTAAATATCAGATGGCGGTTACATAAATATCTAACTTTAAAGAGTAGCCTTTATATTCTACAGAAAAAATGCTGTAAAGGAAAAGTGTAAAACTGTGTTGTACGAAAGTAACGGTTCCTAATTACCAGTCAGAGCCTTAGATGCATCATGGCCCACAAACAATTTCGCCGGTACAAACCACACAAGCCGGTCATTAATTCAAATCGGGGAAAAACAGTCTGGGGATTAACATTTCATTTAGCCGCTCCGAATATTTGGAAATTGTCGACATGTTTAGCTTCAGTTGTTGTAGCgctgaaataaaatgcgtaTGATAAAAACTTTCACTGTCATCACTCTACAAGtgtattaaaattatttctcCAAATACACAGTTACGAATCCATCAAATCAATACACAACGATGTATTATGATACAATGCTGAGTTCAGCTATACATCGCGTACTCAGAAATTATAgtttaaagtatttttatcGCTTTGTTGTCGTCGACCGACGTCGATTTCAAAGTTATGCAGTAGAATGGCATGGAATTTATCATTAGAAGATAGTTTAATGAAAGTAATTAATTAAGCAAAGCGGGAATATATATTTCTTTTACGATTGATTTAATGATTtatcaaatttaaagtttcatattttaattaatgttGTTAACATTTCTTATGAAAAAAAGTTCAGTAAAAACTCAAACAGAACACAAAAGTTTGATCGATTGCAAAATGCCCGTTTTGTACAGCAAATACAACACCGATAAGCGCTTGTGTGGCCGTCATAATATTTTGACTTTCACGAGCACACAAATTACAGACAGGATCTTAAGCTTTATTGGAAAGCTTATACTCATGGCATTGAATTTCaagttaattcttttttaCAGTAGACGATATTTCCTAACCTTTATTCGAGTGGCCTTGGGCGTTAGCAATGACAACAAAATTGCATGTAATTATGTTGAATCTCCGTAGACTTCCTTCAACATAGAATTGCGACAAGATTGACTGATAACACAGATCTTAAAGTTCAATCTTATATATGGAGTTTAactatagttttattttgcatgtcTGTCATCgcatatatattatattaagaGTTTAAAACAAGTGAATAACTAACCCCATTACCACATccaaattgtttacaaaaatacagtAACAACGCGACAAACAGTTTTAATacctttttcttcaaaaatacTTTCTTGTACTTGTGTTGCTTGCTtatatattttctaaaatgtgTTCTGTGCCTTGTCTAATTAATGCAAGATACGCgtttaaatgtttgctttccACAGCTAAAAATAGTATCAGGTTTGAGGTTGTCAACAATTTACAGTGTTTGAAACAGAATAAAATCTGCAAAACGCCttatatttttggaaaaagtaaatgtaaaaaacgttGTATTGAATAAACCGTGTGGTGCTATATGAGACGCAACACGTGCGCCACACGTTTTAAGAAAACGATTGAGCGATGATGACAAGTTGTTCAAATTCGTCAAGGTTTTATGTCTTTTTGATAGGTAACTTCCAGTGATACAGATTGATGACCTCATCAACAGCTGCTTGCGGCAAAACAGcggaaacaaaaaacaaactatCGTAAAAAGTTCAAAGCAATCAAAACATATCACTCGTTTAACATCATTTGTACCAAAGAAAATCGCAATTTTGTTGTCATAAGCTGGGttacaaaatcaattattGATACAGATCATGTGCTATATAAAGAGCAAGAAATAGTAACATATTAATTGAAGCTATAACTCTAACCAGCTATGACTCCAAAAAGTTATCAAGTTCAAGTCCTTTGCCGGATTTCCCTATACCGAGCTTGTCTAAGATATGACGTGAGAAAAGCGCATGATCTTTGACCTTTGTTCAAGTAGCTATTGTTCGGTCTCAACTGAGCTTATAGAATTCttaaacaaaagcaacatCAGAAGAGAAATTGGTGTAAGGATTCGGTTGAGACAGGTCACGTGTAATAATAGAGTTTGAAACACCACGATTTGTACACGTCACTATACTTCCTCTCATTCATTAGCCTTTACCAGGCAgttaaaatgaagaaattgcAAGATTTATCAGTTTAAAACAACAGGAAGCAAATGGAGAAATTCAGAGCTGAACACAATAGGAAAATCCAGTGATgtcattaaacaacaaaatcaccAACGCTGAGTACCAAAATCTTAAAACGGAATCATCATCATTTAcgtaacaaaaaagtttagcGTAAGAAAACTCCGATCAGGTGTTCTGGTTTTCGTGTAAAGTTTCAATAAAGCCCTAACCTAATTTATTTCGAAACAACTTAAAACTTGAAGGTCGGCAAGCTTTTTTTTATTGGCCATTCTGGCCAGGTTTGTCCTTATTCTTATTCTTACACTTCTATATATATGCTTCGAATTAATTTTCTTGAGATAACCGGGGGCGCTTAAGCTCCGAAAAAGAGGTTCTTATAGTCTACGGGAATCCACAAAAGCTATTATTTCAAACCGGCTTCAGCGATATTAAATGACGGGTTCACGCAAGACTGTCGCAATTTTTTGCCGTCACCACATAATGTAAAAATTACACCCATCGGAAGGTAAGTTGTCGAATTTAAGCTCTTGCGGCCTCTTTGATTTAGGACCACTTACAACTTAATATCAATGATACAGCAAAGCTTTGGCGACAAacatcaaagaaaaataaaaatatattgatAACGAGTTGAAATTTCGACGGCTTGATAAAACAGCGCAATAAATTTCCTTTCATGGGAAGtggcaaaatgttttgaacatcaaaagataaaacaagGTTCATCATGTGCATGCGCTTGTTAGCTGTCGCGTAGGCCTAATACACAAAGTATGCGCATTTTACGCCATAACCTTAAGCTGTGAAGGGTTTCAACGCGAAACGTTGTGAACAAAActctttcaaaaaagttttcgtGGTCGTAACAACCACTAATCAACTACACCAACATACGGATAAGCGTGATATATTGCTAGTTATAAACCTATTATGGACGTTTATTTTCGACTCAATATAAACCAGctgtatttttaatgaaatttgtcATTGACAGCTTAATAAGAACAATGGCTGTGTACCTGCATAATACAAACTTCGGATAAGTTTCCAAACCTTTTTGAAGACAGgctttattgaaatatttcatagagcaaaaacattgcaaaatccGTAATAACAGAAACGTTCACATAACATTGCACGTTGTACTTTGGTGAAGCAAAATCTATGCGGCTATCGAGGCGTGCAGTGAGCCATATAGTGGAAATAATGAGAGTAAATTATCCACATAAATATAATGTTAATTGAACAGAATCAGTCAAAACTGGAGCGATGATACAGATAAAGGTTGCATTAAACGCTCCATTAAATGATCCATTTTCGCAAATAGTTTCTTTGCACTGTTTCTTATCCAAATGAACATAGAAATTTCAAAGCGAGTAAGCAATGCGACAAGCAGCTggttcaaaaacaaatttatcacTCAGAACGCGAGCAAAGTGAAATTGATCTCCTCCTTTGAATGGCATGTTTTAATTCTTAATCCATATTTTATCACATTCAAACTGgttaaaaaaatgctttatcAGCTGTATCCTATCACATTGCCTTTGCAAAAGGCGCCATTAAAATAAACGTAATTCTTAACTTATAACAGATGGGTTTAGTCTAGTGAGCTcagtatttttaaacaaaagggAGCACAGTCTCTTTTTCTATAATAATATGTAAATGTACTGTGGTCAATTCTTAAAGCGTAACAGATTTTCTATTGTCTGACTGACATTcaagtttaaagtttaacaATGGGCACAACCTTAAATGAGTTTGTGATTAAATAGTTCCAATAAAACCGAATGGAATTTACCGGTATGCAGTTAGGCATGTCTAATGATGAATGACTGCATTACCAGCTCATTAAGGAAAATTATCTGACTAGGTTCACCTGACCACCAGTTGTGAAAGAACGATTAAACACCAAAGCGAAAACGACAAAATGATAAATCTATTGAAAAATTAGCCTAAACAAAGTAAACATATAGAGGTAATAAGGTATCgttataaaaacaacaacaacaatggaTTCTTTGTATTTGCTCACTACAACCCATAACCAGCATCTTACTTGGTAAAGGTGGATGATGTTATTGGTAGCAGTAATATTTCTTGCGGAATAATGCACATTTTGTTATATTGAAACGATATCTATCAAAAAACTGTTCATAATATACTGGAGCTCACCAAACAAAAACTGGTATGTAAATACACAAAATTAAAGTCAACTCAGACTGAGAGCAAAGCCTTAACCAAAGTTTACGCGAATGAACAACAAACATTAGCTAAAATTAATTAGTTTGGGACGATTTATATCATGCTTCGGTATTTTGTTTCAGACACGCTTTGGTAAGCGAGAACtggtaaaaaaatcaaatgttCGTAACATCATTATTAAGCAACCGTGAAGGAATGTACACAGATTGTGTTCCGTTCGAATTAGTCTACGTCGAAGGTGAATGTAAAAGTATGTAAAAGTCAGCATTAAGCCGTTCCGAGCGTGGGAAATAACAACATCAGGTGCTAGTTGGGTTAAACTTTCGCGTGGGTAATAAACCCCACTTCAGACCCACCTACACTCAGTCGATCATTACTATACAAATGAGCACGACTCCTAGGTCACATAAAGAGGTAACTACGGATAATTAGCAAAGGATATACAGAGCATGATTAGATACCGTGGAAACAGGCCAAATTTGCACAAAGTAACGAAAAACTGTTTcgtaaatattatttttgttttaacattGTTTTTACCAATATTTACGAAAAACTCGGCAAATGTTTGCATGTGAGTAGCCTATATACTTTGAGATAAAACGAACAAAATGCCTTAAATCTGACGGTAGCTGTGTTACTGTTATATTGTAGATCTGCTAACCATGAAAGATATTGGACGGCAACTTCATACTGCACATgaaatatacagtacatgGTTATTCTATATTACGTTTTTATTACGCAcggtttttttttcagttggCATTAACATTTGGTACAATTAACTTAGAATAAATGGGAAGATTCAAATAAGTTTATTATATTTAAGTCTTGCGCTGTGCAAGAACGAGCGAATAGTTATTAAGGGTCTAGGCTGGTGAAATTGGTACTAGGTGTTTTGTAACGAGAGCTGAAAAACTTAAGCAGATAAGATTTCGTAACGGGCCATTTGCAAGCAGGGTATAGAAAAGCgattagaaaaaattgcttGTGCGAAGATTTTGAGTAAATTGGATTTACAGTCTTGATGGAAGAGATAACATGTTCTAAAACGCTCGGATTCCGCAATGGGTCATGTAAGAAGATAAACTTATCCATATAGCTTTGGTAATCAACTATATCTGTCAGCGTATTTGATTTCCCCTTCAACTCCGATTGGCACGATCAACTAATGCTTATTACAGTTGGGGGTAAACTACAAACACGATAATTTATTGTGGAAAGAGCTTCTATTTGCCTTGAACTTAAAGCTAATTTAATCAGGAAAGAGTTACATGGAGTTCACTGTGAGCGGATGTAATTTAGCTAATGCCccgtttttgtttaaatcaatTTCGTTTATGTTGAGAGCAACGCCATGCCTTTAATAAGCAACAATAGTTTCAGTTTGTTAGACAAGATATAACATTTCTTTGGGAAAGTTTTACACGTAATTTAATACAAGAAACTGACGTCAGCTTACAAAAGAATaattgccaattgtttaaATGTTAACCTGGTCAGCTTAGCAAACAGCTATTCAATTAAAGCGTCTCTTTTCAAAAAGACTGGTGTTAGTTACcaatatctttatttctttttcgAAAGATTAGTAAATTCAGTGGGGACGCCGTCCACTGCTTGGCTGTTACAAACAGTTACATTAATGGCAATTAGGATCGACTCGCCGTCTCTCGTGTATCGAGCTACGGTAGCATCACGGGAATCAAAAAAGGTCAAATTACACTGATAGTATTGTTCTTCACTCTTTGTACTCCAATTTAATAAGTGACGACAGAAGAAATACCCGTTGGTTCCGTTGAACAAGCATTACACAAAACCGAGCGCACAAAACAGAAACTTTTCACTGATAACATTACAACGCCGGAGCAAAGACATACCTGATACTGTTGTGTTTGTTACCTAGCACGCCTCGTCACAATAGCTAATGAATCTTACAGTGAATAGATGGCTGGTACAAAACGAAATTTAAAACCGTCTTGAGTATCAAGAGGCAGTCACACAATTCATCACAAAGAAAACCTCTTAAataattgaattaaaaatttcatcatGTTTTCAAACCTTCGCTTTCTCGAAGCCAAAAATTCTTCATGTCTACAGCGTAAACATGGGGATTAACAGACAGTGAGAATTGGTTGGCTGATTTCCTATCGTTTATTGTATTAACACAGGTAAATAAAAACTGACTTTTTATCACCGACACACTGTGTCGGCGTTGTCAACTACGAATTGATATTGCTTACAATAcgtattttcagtttttacaacaaatcACGAAGCGCGGTAAAACAATGTAAACGCACAAACAATCCCATTGATTTTATAACAACCATTGTTTCATAGAGTCtattgattaaaattaaaccaagATTAGCTCGGTTCGTTAATAAGACGTAAGACAGAGGGTAGTAGGCTGATTTTTGGTTgccataattttttttgaaacagtCAAAATCAAAGAATGTGCAAAATTCGTCATGCAGTATGGTGATGATGTTTTTTTGATGtatatatttacaatttacacaCTCAATTAACAACACAAATGTTTTTCCTTTGCAAACCCTTTCTACACGATATATGTTTCCGTCATTTTTCCAAGACAAGCCAAATATGGTtgctttttcacaaaatttggATCGTTATAGTAACCGCAAATAAACTGCTGTACTTGGAATGTTCAGTTATACTCCAGTGACAAATGATGGGATAGCTTACAATTGCACCAATGGCTTCTTTTTATTTCACCGGAGAAAGTTGTACTGTACTTTCGGAGATAGATTTCTCTGTTCCTATGTTGCCTCTGATATATATTTCCTGAAAATTATAACATATACCAAATCAAACCAAAATTTATTACTTGCTGTACATCTAACTTTAACGACTagctaaaataaacttttcacATACTTTCTTCGCGTTGTACCGCCTATCTTTAGCAACGGCCACGACCAAGGTCTGCTTACAATGAAACACTCACTTTCATGGTTTCAAGTTGTATTACTTTCATActaatttcaatttaatttcataaaatagaATTTAGACAGTTAGATATGAGATCCTTAAAGCAAAACCTAATTCTGTGTTTGCAATGCCTGTGTTTAAAACAAGAGCAGGAGAAGAATGGAAGAATCAGCCATACCCATTTATATGTACACTTGGTATCGTATAAGTTAGTAACTGCGCTTGTCCTTTCAGTGTTTAAGGAAAAATGACCGGATAGGAGGTCTCATACCAGCTATTAGAGATTTTTGGAATGAGAGTATCCTACGTGGTTAGAATGACGGGTTTTTATAGTCACTTATTTTAAGACCAATTCCGAAGTAATTCTACAACATGTACATGTGCTAGTATCAGTACCGAATGGGCGCATCATGCATCTGTCGTCTGAACATAAATATAAGCTACCTGATACGTAATGGTATGTACTCTACGGAGAGAA belongs to Clavelina lepadiformis chromosome 6, kaClaLepa1.1, whole genome shotgun sequence and includes:
- the LOC143463199 gene encoding uncharacterized protein LOC143463199, which codes for MAAALAINPYPTMLPQVVQHPSAVAAAAAAHFSVSAGPNTQLNPGMMTSYGGMPVTAPPSTSQTQSGLSFGFTQEQVACVCEVLQQGGNIERLARFLWSLPGCEHLHKNESVLKAKAVVAFHRGNFRELYKIIENNNFSEHNHLKLQQLWLKSHYIEAEKLRGRPLGAVGKYRVRRKFPLPRSIWDGEETSYCFKEKSRAVLREWYTHNPYPSPREKRELAEGTGLTVTQVSNWFKNRRQRDRAAEAKERDGSDLSQSGMSLPPSGISNSPHPQSGLDNMTPSGHGTSLSGDAIEPKSGLEALSHMPHVPSQVMHPHHEQMLHPHSSHPHTPPHPAPHIMHPHQQSQGVPPQNMIMSTLHNQHSMPHHRGVTIPGQYTVAGTPHSGHLTPLQHQEVQYPQHAGQVNHHMPSASAHAPVSIHDSMIHHGMTSNAVEMGT